One stretch of Streptomyces sp. R21 DNA includes these proteins:
- a CDS encoding aldehyde dehydrogenase family protein has product MPLLDPKTWQSDTLSGGEYAVTEPATGDTLGTVMLAAAEDVATAAGAARAAQADWARAPHFVRAAVLRKAGDLFAAHADELRDWIVRESGSIPGKADFELHVAAQECYEAAALVSRPTGQILPSEAPRLSYTRRVPVGVVGVIAPFNAPLILSIRSVAPALALGNGVVLKPDPRTAVCGGLALAAVFAEAGLPEGLLHVLPGGAEAGQALVADSQVPVISFTGSTAAGRAVGEAAGRHLKRVHLELGGNSALIVLEDADIDAVISTAAWGSFFHQGQICMTTGRHLVHASLYEEYVERLAAKADALAVGDPYREQVHLGPIIDAAQLAKIQGLVESSTAGGAKLAAGGTHERLFYRPTVLAGVDDATPAYSEEVFGPVAPVRSFTTAEQAAALASQGPYGLSLGIVTRDTARGLDLADRIPTGIAHINDQTVNDEAVAPFGGIAASGTGARFGGEANLEAFTDVRWTTVRGDVATYPF; this is encoded by the coding sequence ATGCCGCTGCTCGACCCCAAGACCTGGCAGTCCGACACCTTGTCCGGGGGTGAGTACGCCGTCACCGAGCCCGCCACCGGTGACACCCTCGGCACCGTCATGCTCGCCGCCGCCGAGGACGTCGCCACGGCCGCGGGGGCCGCCCGCGCCGCCCAGGCCGACTGGGCCAGGGCCCCGCACTTCGTCCGCGCCGCCGTGCTGCGCAAGGCCGGCGACCTGTTCGCCGCGCACGCCGACGAACTGCGCGACTGGATCGTGCGCGAGTCCGGCTCCATCCCGGGCAAGGCCGACTTCGAACTGCACGTCGCCGCCCAGGAGTGCTACGAGGCGGCCGCGCTCGTCTCGCGCCCGACCGGCCAGATCCTGCCGTCGGAAGCGCCCCGCCTGTCGTACACGCGACGCGTCCCGGTCGGCGTCGTCGGCGTGATCGCGCCCTTCAACGCGCCGCTGATCCTCTCGATCCGCTCGGTGGCCCCCGCGCTCGCCCTCGGCAACGGTGTCGTACTGAAGCCGGACCCGCGCACCGCAGTCTGCGGCGGCCTCGCCCTCGCGGCCGTCTTCGCGGAGGCCGGGCTCCCGGAGGGGCTGCTGCATGTGCTGCCGGGTGGTGCGGAGGCGGGCCAGGCGCTGGTCGCCGACTCGCAGGTGCCGGTCATCTCCTTCACCGGCTCAACCGCGGCCGGGCGCGCGGTCGGTGAGGCGGCGGGCCGCCATCTCAAGCGTGTGCACCTGGAGTTGGGCGGCAACTCGGCGCTGATCGTGCTGGAGGATGCCGACATCGACGCGGTGATCTCCACGGCCGCGTGGGGCTCGTTCTTCCACCAGGGCCAGATCTGCATGACCACCGGACGCCACCTCGTGCACGCCTCCCTGTACGAGGAGTACGTGGAACGGCTCGCCGCGAAGGCCGACGCGCTCGCCGTCGGCGACCCCTACCGCGAGCAGGTGCACCTCGGCCCGATCATCGACGCCGCCCAACTCGCCAAGATCCAGGGCCTGGTGGAGTCCAGCACGGCCGGCGGCGCGAAGCTCGCGGCGGGCGGCACCCACGAGCGGCTGTTCTACCGGCCGACGGTGCTCGCCGGAGTCGACGACGCGACCCCCGCGTACAGCGAGGAGGTCTTCGGCCCGGTCGCGCCGGTGCGCTCCTTCACCACCGCCGAGCAGGCCGCGGCCCTCGCCTCGCAGGGGCCCTACGGCCTGTCGCTGGGCATCGTCACCCGGGACACCGCGCGCGGCCTGGACCTCGCCGATCGCATCCCGACCGGCATTGCCCACATCAACGACCAGACCGTCAACGACGAGGCCGTCGCACCCTTCGGCGGCATCGCCGCCTCCGGCACCGGCGCCCGCTTCGGCGGCGAGGCCAACCTGGAGGCCTTCACCGACGTCCGCTGGACGACGGTGCGCGGGGATGTGGCGACGTACCCCTTCTGA
- a CDS encoding 4-hydroxybenzoate 3-monooxygenase, with amino-acid sequence MRTTVGIIGGGPAGLLLARLLHRTGIDCVVLESRTRAYVEQRQRAGMLEQGTVDALRECGAADRLDLEGLTHHGIELRFDRERHHIDFPVLTGGRTVTIYAQTEIVKDLVALQLADGPPLLFQAEAIAVEKPERDAPLVRFVHEGREQTLSCDYVVGCDGSHGIAHNAFPAGTSRTYAHDYPYSWLGVLAEVPPSCEELIYARGENGFALHSMRSPAVSRLYLQVPIGTDLRDWPDERIWDELAARFAIDGDWRLERGPITSKSVTSMRSCVHEPMRHGRLFLAGDAAHIVPPTGAKGLNLAVSDVRVLARGFAELHRTGSTGLLDRYSEMCLGRVWQATRFSYDMTRMLHAQPDGDAFEHRMQLARLRRITASRPAAAELAANYTGLPLAL; translated from the coding sequence ATGCGGACCACGGTGGGCATCATCGGCGGAGGCCCCGCCGGACTCCTGCTGGCCAGACTGCTGCACCGGACGGGCATCGACTGCGTCGTGCTGGAGAGCAGGACGCGCGCGTACGTCGAGCAGCGCCAGCGCGCCGGAATGCTGGAGCAGGGCACGGTCGACGCGCTGCGCGAGTGCGGTGCCGCCGACCGCCTCGACCTCGAAGGCCTGACCCACCACGGCATCGAGCTGCGCTTCGACCGCGAACGCCACCACATCGACTTCCCCGTGCTCACCGGCGGCCGAACCGTCACCATCTACGCCCAGACGGAGATCGTGAAGGACCTCGTCGCGCTCCAACTCGCCGACGGGCCGCCGCTGTTGTTCCAGGCGGAGGCGATCGCCGTCGAGAAACCGGAGCGCGACGCACCTCTGGTGCGCTTCGTGCACGAGGGCCGCGAGCAGACCCTGAGCTGCGACTACGTCGTCGGCTGCGACGGCTCCCACGGCATCGCGCACAACGCGTTTCCGGCCGGCACGAGCCGTACGTACGCGCACGACTACCCCTACTCCTGGCTCGGCGTCCTCGCCGAAGTGCCGCCCTCCTGCGAGGAGTTGATCTACGCGCGGGGGGAGAACGGTTTCGCGCTGCACAGCATGCGCTCACCGGCCGTCTCCCGCCTCTACCTCCAGGTCCCGATCGGCACGGACCTGCGCGACTGGCCCGACGAGCGCATCTGGGACGAACTCGCCGCCCGCTTCGCGATCGACGGCGACTGGCGGCTGGAGCGCGGCCCGATCACCTCCAAGTCCGTGACCTCGATGCGGAGTTGCGTCCACGAGCCGATGCGCCACGGACGGCTCTTCCTGGCCGGGGACGCCGCCCACATCGTGCCGCCGACCGGCGCCAAGGGCCTCAACCTCGCCGTGTCCGACGTCCGTGTGCTGGCCCGCGGCTTCGCCGAGCTGCACCGCACCGGCTCGACCGGGCTCCTCGACCGCTACTCGGAGATGTGCCTGGGCCGGGTCTGGCAGGCGACGCGGTTCTCGTACGACATGACTAGGATGTTGCACGCTCAACCAGATGGGGATGCCTTCGAACACCGGATGCAGCTCGCACGGCTGCGCCGGATCACGGCATCCCGGCCCGCGGCCGCCGAACTGGCCGCGAACTACACGGGACTCCCGCTGGCGCTGTGA
- a CDS encoding LacI family DNA-binding transcriptional regulator, which yields MVQQIPQPPAQPSPAQRSVPTSADVARLAGVSRATVSYVLNNTSAVRISDPTRRRVHEAAKELGYVPHAAARSLRAGHSRMVLMPASPVPVGPLYSQFLNELQWALSRLDYTVVQHGSVGLRRDEAARAWAELRPVAVLVPGSGLGPQGVAVLKRSGARAVVTLGPERVEGAHALLMDHDKVGHSAGAHLVARGRRRIGVVVPEESGLEIFSKPRLEGVRRALYGTDATATELPLAYDEEAAADLAGRWRTLGLDAVFAYNDEYAMLLMRALQDEGIGIPEETAVVGADDLMLGRLLRPRLSTVHIDLPSGRDLAELVDRAVREPGAAPETHEVLGATVVHRDSS from the coding sequence ATGGTGCAGCAGATACCGCAACCGCCCGCCCAGCCGTCGCCCGCACAGCGCTCCGTGCCGACGAGTGCCGACGTGGCGCGCCTGGCGGGTGTCTCGCGCGCGACCGTCTCCTACGTCCTCAACAACACCAGCGCCGTCCGCATCAGCGACCCCACGCGCCGCCGCGTCCACGAGGCCGCCAAGGAGCTGGGCTACGTTCCGCACGCCGCCGCGCGCAGCCTGCGCGCCGGGCACAGCCGCATGGTCCTGATGCCCGCGTCGCCCGTGCCGGTGGGCCCGCTCTACAGCCAGTTCCTCAACGAACTCCAGTGGGCGCTCAGCCGCCTCGACTACACCGTCGTGCAGCACGGCAGCGTCGGTCTGCGCCGCGACGAGGCCGCCCGGGCCTGGGCGGAGCTGCGGCCGGTCGCCGTGCTGGTGCCCGGCAGCGGTCTCGGCCCGCAGGGCGTGGCCGTCCTGAAGCGCTCCGGTGCCCGCGCCGTCGTCACGCTGGGCCCCGAGCGCGTCGAGGGCGCACACGCGCTGCTCATGGACCACGACAAGGTCGGGCACAGCGCCGGCGCCCACCTGGTGGCCCGTGGCCGCCGCCGTATCGGCGTCGTGGTGCCCGAGGAATCCGGTCTGGAGATCTTCTCCAAGCCCCGCCTCGAAGGCGTGCGCCGCGCTCTGTACGGCACGGACGCGACCGCCACCGAGCTGCCGCTGGCGTACGACGAGGAGGCCGCGGCCGATCTCGCCGGGCGCTGGCGCACCCTCGGCCTGGACGCGGTGTTCGCGTACAACGACGAGTACGCCATGCTCCTGATGCGGGCCCTCCAGGACGAGGGCATCGGCATCCCGGAGGAGACGGCCGTCGTCGGCGCCGACGACCTGATGCTCGGGCGGCTGCTGCGGCCCCGTCTGAGCACCGTCCACATCGACCTGCCGTCCGGGCGCGACCTGGCGGAACTGGTCGACCGCGCCGTACGGGAACCGGGCGCCGCGCCCGAGACGCACGAGGTACTGGGCGCAACAGTCGTGCACCGCGACTCAAGCTGA
- a CDS encoding TetR/AcrR family transcriptional regulator: protein MSAALPPFPKPPVPTDEPVLLELTSAEDEPCLRADAARNRARLLEAAARLVEEHGAAGVTMEAVAAAAQVGKGTVFRRFGDRTGLLMALLDHSEKQLQGSFLSGPPPLGPGAPPVERLAAFGCAVLRRSVDTLELQLAAEPDPSRRFSNAPRRVLAGHVTLLLRQAVPDADSELLAHTLLGYLDPVLVHHLTEQCGMPLERLEAGWLDLVARVTRTEPVR, encoded by the coding sequence ATGTCCGCCGCCCTGCCCCCCTTCCCGAAGCCCCCGGTACCGACCGACGAGCCCGTTCTGCTGGAGCTGACGTCCGCCGAGGACGAGCCCTGCCTGCGTGCCGACGCCGCGCGCAACCGCGCTCGGCTGCTGGAGGCCGCCGCCCGGCTGGTCGAGGAGCACGGGGCGGCCGGGGTGACGATGGAGGCCGTCGCCGCCGCGGCCCAGGTGGGCAAGGGGACCGTCTTCCGCCGCTTCGGCGACCGCACCGGCCTGCTGATGGCGCTGCTCGACCACTCCGAGAAGCAGCTCCAGGGCTCCTTCCTCAGCGGGCCCCCGCCCCTTGGGCCCGGGGCGCCGCCCGTCGAGCGGCTGGCCGCGTTCGGCTGCGCCGTGCTGCGCCGCTCGGTCGACACGCTGGAACTGCAACTGGCCGCCGAACCGGACCCGTCCCGCCGCTTCTCGAACGCGCCCCGCCGCGTTCTCGCCGGGCACGTCACGCTGCTGCTGCGGCAGGCCGTCCCGGACGCCGACAGCGAACTCCTCGCCCACACGCTGTTGGGCTACCTGGACCCCGTCCTGGTCCACCACCTGACCGAGCAGTGCGGCATGCCCCTGGAGCGGCTGGAGGCCGGCTGGCTGGACCTGGTCGCGCGCGTGACCCGCACCGAACCGGTGCGCTGA
- a CDS encoding NAD(P)H-dependent oxidoreductase, with protein sequence MSVRILALVGSLRAGSHNRQLAEAAVKLAPEGAEVELFEGLAEVPFYNEDIDVEGAVPAAAARLREAAGQVDAFLLFSPEYNGTIPAVLKNAIDWLSRPYGAGAFTGKPVAVVGTAYGQFGGVWAQDEARKAVGIAGGTVLEDVKLSVPGSVVRFAETHPIDDAEVAGQLTEVITRLHGHAETATAAA encoded by the coding sequence ATGTCTGTTCGCATCCTCGCGCTCGTCGGCAGCCTGCGTGCCGGTTCGCACAACCGTCAGCTCGCCGAGGCGGCCGTCAAGCTCGCCCCCGAAGGCGCGGAGGTCGAGCTGTTCGAGGGCCTGGCCGAGGTTCCCTTCTACAACGAGGACATCGACGTCGAGGGCGCCGTACCGGCCGCCGCCGCGCGGCTGCGCGAGGCCGCCGGTCAGGTCGACGCGTTCCTGCTCTTCTCGCCCGAGTACAACGGCACCATCCCCGCCGTCCTCAAGAACGCCATCGACTGGCTGTCCCGCCCGTACGGCGCCGGCGCCTTCACCGGCAAGCCGGTCGCCGTCGTCGGCACCGCGTACGGCCAGTTCGGCGGCGTCTGGGCGCAGGACGAGGCCCGCAAGGCCGTGGGCATCGCCGGCGGCACCGTCCTGGAGGACGTCAAGCTCTCCGTTCCGGGCTCCGTGGTCCGCTTCGCGGAGACCCACCCGATCGACGACGCCGAGGTCGCCGGCCAGCTCACCGAGGTGATCACCCGTCTCCACGGGCACGCCGAGACGGCCACGGCCGCGGCCTGA
- a CDS encoding LLM class F420-dependent oxidoreductase — protein sequence MRLGVHITRFNHPRGAAGLGPELAATGAAAEAAGVSWLSVMDHYFQMEFNGGAEDAMLEAYTTLGYLAAHTSTVRLGALVTGVTYRHPGLLAKIATTLDVVSGGRATLGIGAAWYDREHEGLGVPFPALAERFERLEETLRICLQMWDPDANGPFEGKHYRLAETLCVPAPVSAPHPEIMIGGTGEKKTLRLVAQYADACNLITSSPAETAHKLDVLRGHCDAVGRDFADIRTTIVPAGGAPAEDGIDAFAREMAEYAKLGVDTVIVGPRVEEPAAWIERTAAPAVRRLSELG from the coding sequence ATGCGGCTGGGCGTCCACATCACTCGGTTCAACCACCCCCGGGGCGCGGCCGGGCTCGGCCCCGAACTGGCCGCGACCGGCGCAGCCGCCGAAGCGGCCGGCGTGAGCTGGCTCTCGGTCATGGACCACTACTTCCAGATGGAGTTCAACGGCGGGGCCGAGGACGCCATGCTGGAGGCGTACACGACCCTCGGCTACCTCGCCGCCCACACCTCCACGGTCCGCCTCGGCGCGCTGGTGACCGGGGTGACCTATCGCCACCCCGGATTGCTGGCCAAGATCGCCACCACGCTCGACGTGGTGTCCGGCGGCCGGGCCACGCTCGGGATCGGCGCGGCCTGGTACGACCGTGAGCACGAAGGCCTCGGCGTGCCGTTCCCGGCGCTCGCCGAGCGCTTCGAGCGGCTGGAGGAGACGCTGCGGATCTGCCTGCAGATGTGGGACCCGGACGCCAACGGCCCCTTCGAGGGCAAGCACTACCGGCTCGCCGAAACCCTCTGCGTCCCGGCGCCCGTGAGCGCGCCGCACCCGGAGATCATGATCGGCGGCACCGGGGAGAAGAAGACGCTGCGGCTTGTCGCGCAGTACGCGGACGCGTGCAACCTGATCACCTCGTCCCCGGCGGAGACTGCGCACAAGCTGGACGTGCTGCGGGGGCACTGCGACGCCGTGGGGCGCGATTTCGCCGACATCCGCACGACGATCGTCCCGGCGGGCGGCGCACCGGCGGAGGACGGCATCGACGCGTTCGCGCGGGAGATGGCCGAGTACGCGAAGCTCGGCGTCGACACCGTGATCGTAGGACCGCGCGTGGAGGAGCCGGCCGCGTGGATCGAACGCACTGCGGCCCCGGCCGTCCGGCGGCTGAGCGAGCTCGGCTGA
- a CDS encoding VOC family protein has translation MPATFNHTIIAARDRNESARFFRELLEIQEAPSWGVFTNLQLHDGVLLQFAEPPVEIQMQHYAFLIDDELFDRAYERLSDRGIEHWADPQMRRPGEINDEHGGRGVYFKDPAGHAIELITRPYL, from the coding sequence ATGCCAGCAACGTTCAATCACACCATCATCGCCGCCAGGGATCGCAACGAATCGGCCCGGTTCTTCCGGGAGTTGTTGGAGATCCAGGAAGCACCGTCCTGGGGCGTGTTCACCAACCTTCAGCTCCACGACGGCGTGCTGCTCCAGTTCGCTGAGCCGCCGGTGGAGATCCAGATGCAGCACTACGCCTTCCTGATCGACGACGAGCTGTTCGACCGGGCGTATGAGCGGCTGTCCGATCGCGGCATCGAGCACTGGGCCGATCCCCAGATGCGACGCCCCGGCGAGATCAACGACGAGCACGGCGGTCGAGGCGTGTACTTCAAGGACCCCGCCGGTCATGCGATCGAGCTGATCACCCGCCCGTACCTGTAA
- a CDS encoding glycosyltransferase, with protein sequence MRVLLSTYGSRGDVEPMVGLAVQLRALGAEVRMCAPPDEDSARRLAGVGVPWVPVSRSARAWTKEAPPASGMPQRAAEVIAGQFEAIPAAADGCDVLVATGMLPAAAGALSVAEKLGIPSVSVTFQQLTLPTPHRRPLAYPGRPFPPEVTDNRLLWDLDAQSIDALFGEALNTNRASAGLPPVEHVRDYVVGDRPWLATDPVLDPWRETPGLDVVQTGAWITPDERPLPAELLAFLDAGAPPVYVGFGSMPMHSAPDVARVAVEAVRAQGRRIVVGSGWADLALVDGQDDCCTVGEVNQQALFRRVAAVVHHGGAGTTTTATRAGSPQVVVPQLADQPYWAGRVADLGIGAAHDGAVPTFASLSAALDIALARETVARATAVAATIRTDGTAVAAKWLLDTAGRERPPVSA encoded by the coding sequence GTGCGTGTGCTGTTGTCGACGTATGGGTCGCGCGGGGACGTCGAACCGATGGTGGGACTCGCCGTGCAGTTGCGGGCACTCGGCGCGGAGGTGCGGATGTGCGCGCCGCCGGACGAGGACTCCGCGCGGCGGCTGGCCGGTGTCGGTGTGCCGTGGGTGCCCGTCAGCCGGTCGGCGCGGGCGTGGACGAAGGAGGCGCCACCGGCGTCGGGTATGCCGCAGCGCGCGGCCGAGGTGATCGCCGGGCAGTTCGAGGCGATCCCCGCCGCGGCCGACGGGTGCGACGTGCTGGTGGCGACGGGGATGCTGCCGGCCGCCGCCGGTGCGCTGTCGGTGGCCGAGAAGCTGGGCATCCCGTCCGTGTCCGTCACCTTCCAGCAGCTCACCCTGCCGACGCCGCACCGTCGGCCGCTGGCGTACCCGGGGCGGCCGTTCCCGCCGGAGGTGACCGACAACCGGCTGTTGTGGGACCTGGACGCCCAGAGCATCGACGCGTTGTTCGGTGAGGCGCTGAACACGAACCGAGCGTCGGCCGGTCTCCCGCCGGTGGAGCACGTCCGTGACTACGTCGTCGGCGACCGGCCGTGGCTGGCCACGGACCCGGTGCTGGACCCGTGGCGGGAGACGCCGGGACTGGACGTCGTACAGACCGGAGCGTGGATCACGCCCGACGAACGGCCGCTGCCCGCCGAGCTGTTGGCGTTCCTGGACGCCGGGGCGCCGCCGGTGTACGTCGGGTTCGGCAGCATGCCGATGCACTCCGCACCCGACGTCGCCCGGGTCGCCGTCGAGGCCGTACGCGCGCAGGGGCGCCGTATCGTCGTCGGCAGCGGGTGGGCCGATCTGGCGCTGGTCGACGGGCAGGACGACTGCTGCACGGTCGGCGAGGTCAACCAGCAGGCGCTGTTCCGGCGCGTGGCGGCCGTTGTGCACCACGGCGGCGCGGGTACGACGACGACCGCCACCCGCGCCGGCTCGCCTCAGGTGGTGGTCCCCCAGCTGGCGGACCAGCCGTACTGGGCAGGGCGGGTGGCCGACCTGGGCATCGGCGCGGCGCACGACGGCGCCGTCCCGACCTTCGCGTCCCTGTCCGCCGCGCTCGACATCGCCCTCGCCCGGGAGACCGTCGCGAGAGCGACCGCCGTGGCCGCCACCATCCGTACGGACGGGACGGCGGTGGCCGCGAAGTGGCTGCTGGACACGGCCGGCCGAGAAAGGCCGCCCGTGTCGGCGTGA
- the helR gene encoding RNA polymerase recycling motor ATPase HelR: protein MNPLTTSAFDLPGRLAPKADPTLIAGDEEHFAAIAECLEQSIAELSDRLAAERRAPGGQGRQAMERDAEVHRLTARLRTLRRFGLDLCLGHMVGTDSPEPVYVGRLGLTDSTGRRLLLDWRSPAAEPFFGATHANPMGLASRRRYRWTDGRISDYWDEVFTADGFAGHAALDDQSAFIASLGSDRSPRMRDVLGTIQADQDAIIRAGSRGALVVDGGPGTGKTVVALHRSAYLLYADPRLGHRRGGVLFVGPHRPYLTYVSDVLPSLGEEGVQTCILRDLVAEGAAAASEADANVARLKSSANMVKAIETAVRFYEEPPAKGMTVTTHWSDIWLSADDWALAFEAAEPGTPHNEAREQVWEELLTILEDKHDGEVSADLLRTSLMRDRELVTAFNSAWPLLDAADLVGDLWSVPAYLRMCAPWLSREEVRQLQREDVRAWTVSDLPLLDAARLRLGDPETSRRRRRQEAALAAQREGMAQVVDNLIAADDDGEGLMTQLRRADFQRNLVDESELPGAEPDLLAGPFAHIVVDEAQELTDAEWQMLLLRCPSRSFTIVGDRAQARHGFTESWQERLERIGLDRINMASLSINYRTPEEIMTEAEPVIRTVLPDANVPTSIRSNGLPVVHGSTAELSSVLDTWLAEHAEGIACVIGDPTFRATSRVRSLTPELSKGLEFDLVVLIDPEKFGQGIEGGVDRYVAMTRATRQLIILTSP, encoded by the coding sequence TTGAACCCACTGACCACCAGCGCCTTCGACCTTCCCGGCCGTCTCGCCCCCAAGGCCGACCCGACGCTGATCGCCGGCGACGAGGAGCACTTCGCGGCCATCGCGGAGTGCCTCGAACAGTCGATCGCCGAGCTGTCCGACCGCCTGGCCGCCGAGCGCCGAGCGCCCGGCGGCCAGGGTCGGCAGGCGATGGAACGGGACGCGGAGGTTCACCGGCTGACCGCCCGGCTGCGCACGCTGCGCCGATTCGGTCTGGACCTGTGCCTCGGGCACATGGTCGGCACGGACAGCCCCGAGCCCGTCTACGTAGGACGACTCGGCCTCACCGACAGCACGGGGCGTCGGCTGCTGCTCGACTGGCGCTCCCCCGCGGCCGAGCCGTTCTTCGGAGCGACCCACGCCAACCCGATGGGGCTGGCGAGCCGCCGCAGGTACCGCTGGACCGACGGCCGGATCAGCGACTACTGGGACGAGGTGTTCACCGCTGACGGTTTCGCCGGGCACGCCGCGCTCGACGACCAGTCCGCGTTCATCGCCAGCCTGGGCAGCGACCGGTCGCCCCGGATGCGGGACGTGCTCGGCACCATCCAGGCCGACCAGGACGCCATCATCCGCGCGGGATCCCGCGGCGCTCTCGTCGTCGACGGCGGTCCGGGTACGGGCAAGACCGTCGTCGCGCTGCACCGCTCCGCCTACCTCCTCTACGCCGACCCCCGCCTCGGTCACCGTCGGGGCGGCGTGCTGTTCGTCGGTCCGCACCGGCCCTATCTGACGTACGTCTCCGATGTCCTCCCCAGCCTCGGAGAGGAGGGCGTGCAGACCTGCATCCTGCGGGACCTCGTCGCCGAGGGGGCCGCGGCGGCGAGCGAGGCCGACGCGAACGTGGCCCGCCTGAAGTCGTCCGCGAACATGGTGAAGGCGATCGAGACGGCCGTCAGGTTCTACGAGGAGCCGCCCGCCAAGGGGATGACGGTCACAACCCACTGGTCCGACATCTGGCTGAGCGCCGACGACTGGGCGCTGGCGTTCGAAGCGGCGGAGCCCGGTACACCGCACAACGAGGCGCGCGAACAGGTCTGGGAGGAACTGCTCACGATCCTGGAGGACAAGCACGACGGGGAGGTCTCGGCCGACCTGCTGCGCACGTCACTGATGCGGGACAGGGAGTTGGTCACGGCCTTCAACAGCGCCTGGCCGCTGCTCGATGCGGCCGACCTCGTCGGAGACCTGTGGTCGGTGCCCGCCTACCTGCGGATGTGCGCTCCCTGGCTCAGCCGCGAGGAGGTACGGCAGTTGCAGCGCGAGGACGTCCGGGCGTGGACGGTGTCCGATCTGCCGCTCCTGGACGCGGCACGGCTGCGGCTCGGCGACCCGGAGACGTCACGGCGCAGGCGCAGGCAGGAGGCCGCCCTCGCCGCCCAACGCGAAGGCATGGCGCAGGTGGTCGACAACCTGATCGCGGCCGACGACGACGGTGAAGGCCTCATGACGCAGCTGCGCCGTGCGGACTTCCAGCGAAACCTGGTCGACGAGTCCGAGCTGCCCGGCGCCGAACCGGACCTGCTCGCCGGCCCGTTCGCGCACATCGTCGTGGACGAGGCTCAGGAACTCACCGACGCCGAGTGGCAGATGCTGCTGCTCAGGTGCCCGTCCCGGAGCTTCACCATCGTCGGGGACCGCGCCCAGGCCAGGCACGGGTTCACGGAGTCGTGGCAGGAACGGCTCGAACGGATCGGGCTCGACCGGATCAACATGGCCTCCCTGAGCATCAACTACCGGACGCCGGAAGAAATCATGACGGAAGCCGAGCCGGTCATCCGGACCGTGCTCCCGGACGCCAACGTGCCGACCTCCATCCGCAGCAACGGTCTCCCCGTCGTCCATGGATCCACTGCCGAGCTGAGCTCCGTCCTCGACACCTGGCTCGCCGAACACGCCGAGGGAATCGCCTGCGTCATCGGTGATCCCACGTTCCGAGCGACCTCACGCGTCCGGTCGCTGACTCCCGAGCTGTCGAAGGGGCTCGAGTTCGACCTGGTCGTCCTCATCGACCCGGAGAAGTTCGGCCAGGGCATCGAGGGAGGCGTCGACCGCTATGTCGCGATGACCCGGGCAACCCGCCAACTCATCATCCTGACGAGCCCCTGA
- a CDS encoding nuclear transport factor 2 family protein, producing MQPTADQSAREEILDAHRAYLEAMREGDTSVLDGLLDDSFTLTHMAGYVQPKAEWLAEMRQGRFVYHTIEEKSTTIDVDGHTARLVVRTVTDATVYGTRWDWRLQLATDYARRGDTWGVLRTVATTW from the coding sequence GTGCAGCCAACAGCCGACCAGTCCGCCCGCGAGGAGATCCTCGACGCTCACCGTGCCTATCTGGAGGCCATGCGAGAGGGCGACACCTCGGTCCTCGACGGCCTGCTCGACGACAGCTTCACCCTCACCCATATGGCCGGATACGTGCAGCCGAAGGCTGAATGGCTGGCAGAGATGAGACAAGGCCGGTTCGTCTACCACACCATCGAGGAGAAGAGCACGACCATCGACGTCGACGGCCACACGGCCCGCCTGGTCGTCCGGACCGTCACGGATGCGACCGTGTACGGCACCCGGTGGGACTGGCGGCTGCAACTGGCCACCGACTACGCCCGCAGGGGCGACACCTGGGGCGTGCTGCGTACGGTGGCCACCACCTGGTGA